In Musa acuminata AAA Group cultivar baxijiao chromosome BXJ2-8, Cavendish_Baxijiao_AAA, whole genome shotgun sequence, one genomic interval encodes:
- the LOC103994128 gene encoding serine/threonine protein phosphatase 2A 57 kDa regulatory subunit B' theta isoform isoform X2 has translation MIKQILNRLPRKPSKSSDSRDSVTGPTPPSSSSSISSRNGDLQAGRITNLSNQIPPGSSPGINQLNKYAPAVNSRPNGNYVVPVYEALPSFKDVTSSEKQSLFMRKLDLCCVVFDFTDPAKNLKEKDIKRQTLLELVDYVTSASGKFPENVMQETTKMVSINLFRNLTIPPREHMVLEKIDADEEDPVMDPAWPHLQIVYEFFLRFVASPETDAKLAKRYIDHSFVLKLLDLLDSEDPREREYLKTILHRIYEKHNGIAELLEILGSVISGFALPLKEEHKLFLVRALIPLHKPRCIAMYHQQLSYCITQFIEKDCKLADTVIRGLLKYWPITNSSKEVMFLGELEEILEATQPADFQRCMVPLFRQIARCLNSSHFQVAERALFLWNNDHIENLIKQNSKVILPIIFPALEKNTKSHWNQAVQSLTLNVRKIFTDHDPDLVSECLKKFEEDEAKDKEIRSKGEATWKRLEEIAASKAASRESAIDPRTIPHQVLSV, from the exons ATGATTAAACAGATACTAAACCGGCTCCCCCGAAAGCCATCAAAGTCATCGGATAGTCGTGATTCAGTTACTGGTCCAActcctccatcatcatcatcttcaatcAGCTCAAGAAATGGGGACTTGCAAGCCGGTAGAATCACAAATCTTAGTAATCAGATCCCTCCTGGATCGAGTCCTGGGATAAATCAACTAAACAAGTATGCTCCAGCTGTTAATTCGAGGCCGAATGGCAATTATGTGGTCCCAGTTTATGAAGCATTGCCAAGCTTTAAGGATGTCACAAGTTCTGAGAAGCAGAGCTTGTTCATGCGAAAGTTGGATTTGTGCTGTGTTGTGTTCGACTTCACTGACCCGGCAAAGAACTTGAAGGAGAAAGACATAAAACGACAGACATTGTTAGAGCTTGTTGACTATGTGACTTCAGCAAGTGGAAAGTTTCCAGAGAATGTCATGCAAGAGACTACCAAGATGGTGTCCATCAACTTGTTTAGGAACCTGACTATTCCACCTCGAGAGCACATGGTTTTGGAAAAAATTGATGCAGATGAGGAAGATCCTGTAATGGACCCTGCATGGCCACATTTACAGATTGTCTATGAGTTCTTTCTGCGGTTTGTTGCATCTCCAGAGACTGATGCTAAGCTGGCCAAGAGATATATAGATCACTCCTTTGTTCTTAAGCTCCTTGATCTCTTGGATTCTGAAGACCCTAGAGAGAGGGAGTACCTAAAGACGATACTTCACCGAATTTATG AAAAGCACAATGGGATTGCAGAGCTTTTGGAGATTTTGGGAAGTGTTATCAGTGGATTTGCATTGCCACTGAAGGAAGAGCATAAATTGTTCCTTGTACGTGCTCTAATCCCACTTCATAAGCCAAGGTGCATTGCTATGTACCATCAGCAGTTATCATATTGCATAACACAATTTATTGAAAAGGATTGCAAACTTGCGGATACTGTTATAAGGGGCTTGTTGAAATACTGGCCTATCACAAATAGTTCAAAGGAAGTCATGTTCTTAGGAGAGTTAGAAGAGATCCTAGAAGCAACTCAGCCGGCAGATTTCCAGCGATGTATGGTTCCACTGTTCCGCCAGATTGCTCGCTGCTTGAACAGTTCTCACTTTCAG GTGGCTGAAAGAGCATTGTTCCTTTGGAATAACGATCATATAGAGAACTTGATTAAACAAAATAGCAAGGTTATATTGCCTATCATCTTTCCTGCATTGGAGAAAAACACGAAGAGCCACTGGAACCAGGCTGTTCAGAGCCTTACACTCAACGTCCGCAAGATTTTCACTGATCATGATCCTGATCTGGTTTCTGAGTGCTTGAAGAAGTTTGAGGAAGACGAAGCTAAAGACAAGGAAATCAGGTCGAAAGGGGAAGCCACATGGAAGCGCCTTGAAGAAATTGCTGCCTCAAAAGCTGCAAGCAGGGAGTCTGCGATTGATCCCCGAACCATACCACATCAAGTTCTGTCCGTTTAG
- the LOC135618404 gene encoding GRAS family protein RAD1-like, translating to MSPACYLKPQEEQLQQLNYNEEGMGDNGAELGLSNMAKMDLHPVCFNLLPWDHASSAWFSPPLELIRQRKKQRTTNSVAAITVVGGDDVDDDRSDYARKLRFRDLLRTYKQRISALEVVEESPESDGVFEDGSGDGMRLVQLLISCAEAVACRDRAQASALLCELKASALVLGTSFQRVASCFVQGLSDRLALVQPLGAVGIVGPATVPPLALEKKAEGLRLAYELCPYLQFGHFVANASILEALEGESSVHVVDLGMTQGLPHGHQWRQLLDSLAGRGSPPPRRLRITGVGTRVEHLQSIGDELKSYAASLGIHLEFLVLESNLENLRTDDFEIEQGEVVVVNSILQLHCVVKESRGALNSVLQVIHELSPAVLVLVEQDSSHNGPFFLGRFMEALHYYSAIFDSLDAMLPKYDTRRAKVEQFHFAEEIKNIVSCEGPARVERHERVDQWRRRMSRAGFHPAPIKMMAQAKQWLAKFKPTEGYTIAEEKGCLVLGWKSKPIIAASGWKC from the coding sequence ATGTCTCCTGCATGCTACTTGAAGCCTCAAGAAGAACAACTGCAACAGTTGAATTACAATGAGGAGGGGATGGGTGACAATGGCGCCGAGCTCGGCCTATCGAACATGGCTAAAATGGATCTGCATCCAGTCTGCTTTAACCTGCTTCCGTGGGATCATGCCTCGTCAGCGTGGTTTTCTCCTCCGCTGGAGCTCATTCGGCAAAGGAAGAAGCAGCGGACCACCAACAGCGTCGCGGCCATCACCGTCGTCGGGGGAGATGATGTTGATGACGACCGCTCGGATTACGCCCGGAAGCTTCGTTTCCGCGATCTGCTCCGCACCTACAAGCAGAGGATCTCGGCGTTGGAGGTGGTCGAGGAATCGCCTGAATCCGATGGGGTCTTCGAGGACGGCAGCGGCGATGGCATGAGGCTGGTGCAGTTGCTCATCTCGTGCGCCGAGGCGGTGGCGTGCCGCGACCGGGCGCAGGCGTCGGCGCTGCTGTGCGAGCTCAAAGCCAGCGCGCTGGTCCTCGGCACTTCGTTCCAGCGCGTGGCGTCTTGCTTCGTGCAGGGCCTCTCAGACCGCCTTGCGCTCGTGCAGCCGCTCGGCGCCGTCGGCATTGTCGGCCCCGCCACCGTCCCGCCGCTGGCGCTCGAGAAAAAGGCCGAGGGGCTGCGCCTCGCCTACGAGCTGTGCCCGTACCTCCAGTTCGGGCACTTCGTGGCCAACGCCTCCATATTGGAAGCCCTTGAGGGAGAGAGCTCCGTCCACGTGGTGGACCTCGGCATGACCCAGGGGCTCCCCCATGGCCACCAGTGGCGGCAGCTGCTCGATAGCCTCGCCGGCCGGGGCAGCCCACCGCCCCGCCGCCTCCGCATCACCGGCGTCGGCACCCGCGTCGAGCATCTGCAGTCCATCGGCGACGAGCTCAAATCCTACGCCGCGAGCCTGGGCATACACCTCGAGTTCCTCGTCCTGGAGAGCAACTTGGAGAACCTGAGGACCGACGACTTCGAGATCGAGCAAGGCGAGGTCGTCGTCGTCAACAGCATCCTGCAGCTGCATTGCGTCGTCAAGGAGAGCCGAGGGGCGCTCAACTCGGTGCTGCAGGTGATCCACGAGCTGTCGCCTGCGGTGCTGGTCCTGGTGGAGCAGGACTCGAGTCACAACGGCCCCTTCTTCCTGGGCAGGTTCATGGAGGCGCTGCACTACTACTCGGCGATCTTCGACTCGCTCGACGCCATGCTGCCCAAGTACGACACGAGGCGCGCGAAGGTGGAGCAGTTCCACTTCGCGGAGGAGATCAAGAACATCGTGAGCTGCGAGGGGCCGGCGAGGGTGGAGAGGCACGAGCGGGTGGATCAGTGGCGTCGCAGGATGAGCCGCGCCGGATTCCACCCGGCACCCATCAAGATGATGGCTCAGGCGAAGCAGTGGCTGGCGAAGTTTAAGCCTACTGAGGGATACACCATTGCCGAGGAGAAAGGGTGCCTTGTGCTTGGTTGGAAGTCGAAGCCCATCATCGCAGCTTCTGGCTGGAAATGTTAA
- the LOC103994128 gene encoding serine/threonine protein phosphatase 2A 57 kDa regulatory subunit B' theta isoform isoform X1, producing MIKQILNRLPRKPSKSSDSRDSVTGPTPPSSSSSISSRNGDLQAGRITNLSNQIPPGSSPGINQLNKYAPAVNSRPNGNYVVPVYEALPSFKDVTSSEKQSLFMRKLDLCCVVFDFTDPAKNLKEKDIKRQTLLELVDYVTSASGKFPENVMQETTKMVSINLFRNLTIPPREHMVLEKIDADEEDPVMDPAWPHLQIVYEFFLRFVASPETDAKLAKRYIDHSFVLKLLDLLDSEDPREREYLKTILHRIYGKFMVHRPFIRKAINNIFYQFIFETEKHNGIAELLEILGSVISGFALPLKEEHKLFLVRALIPLHKPRCIAMYHQQLSYCITQFIEKDCKLADTVIRGLLKYWPITNSSKEVMFLGELEEILEATQPADFQRCMVPLFRQIARCLNSSHFQVAERALFLWNNDHIENLIKQNSKVILPIIFPALEKNTKSHWNQAVQSLTLNVRKIFTDHDPDLVSECLKKFEEDEAKDKEIRSKGEATWKRLEEIAASKAASRESAIDPRTIPHQVLSV from the exons ATGATTAAACAGATACTAAACCGGCTCCCCCGAAAGCCATCAAAGTCATCGGATAGTCGTGATTCAGTTACTGGTCCAActcctccatcatcatcatcttcaatcAGCTCAAGAAATGGGGACTTGCAAGCCGGTAGAATCACAAATCTTAGTAATCAGATCCCTCCTGGATCGAGTCCTGGGATAAATCAACTAAACAAGTATGCTCCAGCTGTTAATTCGAGGCCGAATGGCAATTATGTGGTCCCAGTTTATGAAGCATTGCCAAGCTTTAAGGATGTCACAAGTTCTGAGAAGCAGAGCTTGTTCATGCGAAAGTTGGATTTGTGCTGTGTTGTGTTCGACTTCACTGACCCGGCAAAGAACTTGAAGGAGAAAGACATAAAACGACAGACATTGTTAGAGCTTGTTGACTATGTGACTTCAGCAAGTGGAAAGTTTCCAGAGAATGTCATGCAAGAGACTACCAAGATGGTGTCCATCAACTTGTTTAGGAACCTGACTATTCCACCTCGAGAGCACATGGTTTTGGAAAAAATTGATGCAGATGAGGAAGATCCTGTAATGGACCCTGCATGGCCACATTTACAGATTGTCTATGAGTTCTTTCTGCGGTTTGTTGCATCTCCAGAGACTGATGCTAAGCTGGCCAAGAGATATATAGATCACTCCTTTGTTCTTAAGCTCCTTGATCTCTTGGATTCTGAAGACCCTAGAGAGAGGGAGTACCTAAAGACGATACTTCACCGAATTTATGGTAAATTTATGGTGCACAGGCCATTCATTAGAAAAGCCATTAACAACATTTTTTATCAGTTTATCTTTGAAACAGAAAAGCACAATGGGATTGCAGAGCTTTTGGAGATTTTGGGAAGTGTTATCAGTGGATTTGCATTGCCACTGAAGGAAGAGCATAAATTGTTCCTTGTACGTGCTCTAATCCCACTTCATAAGCCAAGGTGCATTGCTATGTACCATCAGCAGTTATCATATTGCATAACACAATTTATTGAAAAGGATTGCAAACTTGCGGATACTGTTATAAGGGGCTTGTTGAAATACTGGCCTATCACAAATAGTTCAAAGGAAGTCATGTTCTTAGGAGAGTTAGAAGAGATCCTAGAAGCAACTCAGCCGGCAGATTTCCAGCGATGTATGGTTCCACTGTTCCGCCAGATTGCTCGCTGCTTGAACAGTTCTCACTTTCAG GTGGCTGAAAGAGCATTGTTCCTTTGGAATAACGATCATATAGAGAACTTGATTAAACAAAATAGCAAGGTTATATTGCCTATCATCTTTCCTGCATTGGAGAAAAACACGAAGAGCCACTGGAACCAGGCTGTTCAGAGCCTTACACTCAACGTCCGCAAGATTTTCACTGATCATGATCCTGATCTGGTTTCTGAGTGCTTGAAGAAGTTTGAGGAAGACGAAGCTAAAGACAAGGAAATCAGGTCGAAAGGGGAAGCCACATGGAAGCGCCTTGAAGAAATTGCTGCCTCAAAAGCTGCAAGCAGGGAGTCTGCGATTGATCCCCGAACCATACCACATCAAGTTCTGTCCGTTTAG
- the LOC103994400 gene encoding lysine histidine transporter 1-like, translated as MVGAGVLSLPYAMSELGWAPGIVVLVVSWIITLYTLWQMVEMHEMVPGKRFDRYHELGQHAFGDKLGLWIVVPQQLVVDVGVDIVYMVTGGKSLKKFHELVCPDCTPIKQTYFIIIFASVHLVLSQLPNFNSISGVSLAAAVMSLSYSTIAWGASADKGKQADVEYGYRASSTAGTVFNFLSALGNVAFAYAGHNVVLEIQATIPSTPEKPSKKPMWKGVIVAYIVVALCYFPVALVGYWAFGNAVKDNILITLNKPRWLIAMANMFVVVHVIGSYQIYAMPVFDMMETVLVKKLHFPPGLTLRLIARTVYVAFTMFIAITFPFFGGLLGFVGGFAFAPTTYFLPCTIWLAIYKPRRFSFSWITNWICIILGIMLMILSPIGGLRQIILEAQDYSFYS; from the exons ATGGTTGGAGCTGGTGTTCTTAGCTTACCGTATGCCATGTCTGAACTCGGATG GGCTCCGGGAATTGTAGTGCTCGTGGTGTCATGGATCATCACACTGTACACTCTGTGGCAGATGGTGGAGATGCATGAAATGGTGCCCGGGAAACGCTTCGACCGCTACCACGAGCTCGGCCAGCATGCCTTCGGCGACAAGCTCGGCCTGTGGATCGTGGTGCCGCAGCAGCTGGTAGTGGATGTCGGCGTCGACATCGTCTACATGGTCACCGGCGGCAAATCCCTCAAGAAGTTCCACGAACTCGTCTGCCCCGACTGCACACCCATCAAGCAGACCtacttcatcatcatcttcgcCTCCGTCCACTTGGTCCTGTCCCAGCTCCCCAACTTCAACTCCATCTCCGGTGTCTCCTTGGCCGCAGCCGTCATGTCCCTCAG CTACTCCACCATCGCCTGGGGAGCTTCGGCGGACAAGGGGAAGCAGGCGGACGTGGAGTACGGCTACAGGGCTTCGAGCACGGCGGGGACCGTCTTCAACTTCTTGAGCGCGCTGGGGAACGTCGCCTTCGCCTACGCGGGGCACAACGTGGTGTTGGAGATCCAAGCCACCATCCCTTCCACGCCGGAGAAGCCGTCGAAGAAGCCGATGTGGAAGGGCGTCATCGTCGCCTACATCGTGGTGGCTCTCTGCTACTTCCCGGTGGCTTTGGTTGGGTACTGGGCGTTCGGCAACGCTGTGAAGGACAACATCCTTATCACCTTGAATAAGCCCCGATGGTTGATCGCCATGGCCAACATGTTCGTCGTCGTTCACGTCATTGGAAGCTATCAG ATCTATGCCATGCCGGTCTTTGATATGATGGAGACAGTGCTCGTCAAGAAACTTCATTTCCCACCCGGCCTAACCCTTCGTTTGATTGCACGAACAGTTTACGTTG CATTCACAATGTTCATTGCCATAACCTTCCCCTTCTTTGGAGGACTACTCGGATTCGTCGGAGGCTTCGCATTCGCCCCCACCACGTACTTT CTTCCTTGCACAATCTGGCTTGCCATCTACAAGCCAAGAAGGTTTAGCTTCTCTTGGATCACAAACTGG ATCTGCATCATCCTGGGGATTATGTTGATGATTTTGTCTCCTATTGGTGGACTGAGGCAGATCATTCTCGAGGCCCAGGACTACAGTTTCTATTCATAG